The sequence TATGACATCAATAAAATTGCAGATCAAACTGTAAAGGTTTATAAGTCTCTATTAGAAAGTCAATGAAAATAGCTTTTTTTACTAATAATTACTTACCAAATACTGGTGGAGCTGCAATATCAGTGGAAACTTATAGAAAAGCCTTGGAAGATTTAGGGCATGAAGTTATGGTTTTTGCGCCCAGTTATCCTCCATGGTTCCCACCCTATGATGATACAAATAAAAAAATTTGGAGATTTCCATCCATCTTTCTAAAAAAAATCACTATTCATCCCATTCCAATATGGTTTACAAGGAAAGTATATAAAGCTTTTGAAGAGTTCAATCCTGACATTATCCATTCACATCATCCTTATGTTATTGGAAAGGTTGCCTTGAAAATTTCAAAAAAGTATAAAAAGCCCATAGTCTTCACTTACCATACCCAATACCACAAATATGTCCACTATATTCCTATAATACCGACAAAGATAAAAGAAATATATGCTATAAAAAGTAGTGTTTATTATGCCAATTCTGTAGATAGAGTTATAGCTCCTACTGAAGAATTAAAAGCACTAATCAAAAGCTTTGGTGTAAAAAAGGAGATTGAAGTTCTACCAACAGGTATAGATCTTAAGCTCTGGGAAAAAGCAGATCCTAAAAAATATTTAAATAATAAACCTTGGCAAGGTAAAAAAATTTTGCTTTATACAGGCAGATTAGCAAAAGAAAAAAATATTGAGTTTTTGCTTTATTCTCTATCAGACTTACTTATTAAAAGAGATGATGTAGTACTTTTAATAGTCGGAGATGGAGACGAGAGAAAAAATTTAGAGGAATTAAAAAATAAATTAAACTTAGGGAATAAAGTATACTTTTTGGGATGGTATCCACGAGAGGAATTAGTACATTTTTATAGTATGGCGGATATTTTTGTTTTCTCATCTACTACAGAAACTCAGGGATTAGTCACTTTAGAAGCAATGGCTGGTGGATGTGCAGTTGTTGCTGTAAAAGCAATCGGATCTGAAAGTTTAGTTACTAATGGAGTTGAAGGTTTTCTCACAGATCTAAATTACGATCACTTTAAAAATAAAGTTGAATATTTACTTGATAATCCTGAAATTCTCCAAAGAATGAAAAGTAATGCCAAGATTAAAGCAGAAGAATATTCAGTACAGAATTTAGCTATTAAATTAATCGAAATTTATCGTAAAACAATA comes from Dictyoglomus sp. NZ13-RE01 and encodes:
- a CDS encoding glycosyl transferase, which codes for MKIAFFTNNYLPNTGGAAISVETYRKALEDLGHEVMVFAPSYPPWFPPYDDTNKKIWRFPSIFLKKITIHPIPIWFTRKVYKAFEEFNPDIIHSHHPYVIGKVALKISKKYKKPIVFTYHTQYHKYVHYIPIIPTKIKEIYAIKSSVYYANSVDRVIAPTEELKALIKSFGVKKEIEVLPTGIDLKLWEKADPKKYLNNKPWQGKKILLYTGRLAKEKNIEFLLYSLSDLLIKRDDVVLLIVGDGDERKNLEELKNKLNLGNKVYFLGWYPREELVHFYSMADIFVFSSTTETQGLVTLEAMAGGCAVVAVKAIGSESLVTNGVEGFLTDLNYDHFKNKVEYLLDNPEILQRMKSNAKIKAEEYSVQNLAIKLIEIYRKTIKERENRKFLLNKSK